Proteins encoded in a region of the Mucilaginibacter sabulilitoris genome:
- a CDS encoding tetratricopeptide repeat protein codes for MRFILLLILCSLSFSASAQWYKYNPFRKHTRYPQIALLKDNSIKKLPVARIPNDKITYARIERTPYSMYLMEASVMKTAQHNMRFRVYNSASYNFSDLAQMYLKQNRLSEAKWYLLQSLQISRQQNDNRHTITNLINLAAVKAGYGDFMQAKQDLVEARNLASSLGLSMDVAAVDKQMRYLQDNKNTLKTEVRYAETTDTDPKPAIK; via the coding sequence ATGAGGTTTATTTTACTACTAATCTTATGTTCGCTTAGCTTTTCTGCGTCTGCGCAGTGGTATAAGTATAATCCTTTCAGAAAGCATACCCGCTATCCGCAGATTGCTCTTTTGAAGGATAACTCTATTAAAAAATTACCCGTTGCCCGTATTCCTAATGATAAGATCACTTACGCCCGTATTGAGCGTACGCCCTATTCGATGTACCTGATGGAGGCATCGGTAATGAAAACGGCCCAGCATAATATGCGTTTCAGGGTTTACAACTCGGCCAGCTATAACTTTAGCGACCTTGCGCAAATGTACCTGAAACAAAACAGGCTATCTGAAGCTAAATGGTATTTACTGCAAAGCTTACAGATATCGCGCCAGCAAAACGATAATCGGCATACCATTACAAATCTGATAAATCTTGCCGCGGTTAAAGCCGGTTATGGCGATTTTATGCAGGCTAAACAAGATCTGGTAGAGGCCCGCAATTTAGCCAGTTCACTTGGTTTAAGCATGGATGTTGCTGCGGTTGACAAGCAAATGCGCTATCTGCAGGACAACAAGAATACCCTGAAAACCGAAGTTCGGTACGCGGAAACTACTGATACTGACCCGAAACCAGCTATAAAATGA
- a CDS encoding carboxy terminal-processing peptidase — MFKKVYLVLVLAAALACKASPSKPIKVPGSTDLQPDEQQSIVCKQVASLISNYNYKKVDLNDSISNIIYDRYIKALDENHSYFLASDIKEFDKYKTVLDDDLKSGNLNDAFYIFNVFQKRYIEHVNYSLAQLNKNFDFNKNESFVYDRDKLPWPANQAEMDAMWSQRVKYDLLNLKLASNDMAKNKETLKKRYQNLLSQANKLSNQDVFQYFMDAFTEAIDPHTNYFNPSNAANFNIEMSRQLEGIGASLLSENEYVTIKTVVPGGPADKSHQINIDDRIVGVAQGKAGEFQNVVGWRIENAIAIIRGTKGTVVRLEILPAGASAGSKPKIVEMVREKIILKDQSAKKEIRTYNSNGKTVKIGVIAIPAFYIDFNDYKAGNPNYKSTTHDVKLILDSLKRENVDGVVIDLRENGGGSLMEAIELTGLFIKTGPVVQVRDTKDQIEQDKDDDPAVTYSGPLAVLVDRFSASASEIFSGAIQDYGRGLIMGTQTYGKGSVQSAIDLDRVLGSPIRDKINQLAGGGNKKVTTGSQSTYGQLNLTIAKFYRISGNSTQHKGVMPDIQFPSLIPLDKYGEDTEPSAMPFDIIAKTDYTKVGDFTGVLPQIKKLHDQRMATSDSYKYMEEDIADFKKHDAENSVTLNESDLKKQRDSDEKKSLDRNNLRRIALGLPALKKGQAKPKNEDLDFVKREAGQILTDYISLEPKLTSVTPQ, encoded by the coding sequence ATGTTTAAGAAAGTATATTTAGTATTGGTGCTGGCCGCTGCACTCGCTTGTAAAGCATCGCCGTCAAAACCTATAAAAGTCCCCGGTTCAACCGATCTGCAACCCGACGAGCAACAAAGTATTGTTTGTAAACAAGTTGCTTCCCTTATATCAAATTATAATTATAAGAAAGTTGATCTGAATGATTCTATATCAAACATCATTTATGACCGCTATATAAAAGCGCTTGATGAAAATCACAGCTATTTTTTGGCGTCGGATATAAAAGAGTTTGATAAGTATAAAACTGTACTGGATGACGACCTGAAAAGTGGCAACTTAAATGACGCTTTTTACATATTTAACGTTTTTCAGAAACGATACATTGAGCATGTAAATTACTCGCTGGCGCAGTTAAATAAAAACTTTGATTTTAATAAAAATGAATCGTTTGTTTATGACCGCGATAAACTGCCATGGCCTGCTAACCAGGCAGAAATGGATGCCATGTGGTCGCAGCGTGTAAAATACGATCTGCTTAACCTGAAACTGGCCAGCAACGATATGGCTAAAAATAAGGAAACATTGAAAAAACGCTATCAAAATTTATTGTCGCAAGCCAATAAGCTTTCCAATCAGGATGTTTTTCAATACTTTATGGATGCCTTTACCGAAGCCATTGACCCACATACCAATTACTTTAACCCATCAAACGCAGCAAATTTCAACATCGAAATGTCGCGCCAGTTAGAGGGTATTGGCGCTTCCCTGCTGTCTGAGAATGAGTATGTAACCATTAAAACAGTAGTTCCGGGCGGACCGGCTGATAAGAGCCATCAAATAAATATTGATGATCGCATTGTTGGAGTAGCACAAGGCAAAGCCGGCGAGTTTCAGAATGTAGTTGGCTGGCGTATTGAAAATGCTATAGCCATAATACGTGGCACTAAAGGTACTGTGGTAAGGCTCGAAATATTACCAGCAGGCGCTAGTGCGGGCAGCAAGCCCAAAATTGTGGAAATGGTGCGCGAAAAGATCATTTTAAAAGATCAATCTGCCAAAAAAGAAATCCGCACTTACAACAGCAATGGCAAAACAGTTAAAATAGGTGTAATTGCTATTCCTGCATTCTATATTGATTTTAACGATTATAAAGCTGGTAACCCTAATTATAAAAGCACCACCCACGACGTTAAACTAATATTGGATTCACTGAAACGCGAAAACGTTGATGGTGTTGTGATTGACCTCCGCGAAAACGGTGGTGGCTCTTTAATGGAGGCTATTGAACTTACGGGATTGTTTATAAAAACAGGACCGGTAGTACAGGTTCGTGATACTAAAGATCAAATTGAGCAAGATAAAGATGATGATCCGGCTGTTACCTATTCGGGCCCTCTGGCGGTTTTGGTTGATAGGTTCAGCGCCTCGGCCTCAGAAATATTTTCAGGCGCCATACAGGATTATGGTCGCGGATTGATCATGGGTACACAAACCTATGGTAAAGGGTCGGTTCAGAGCGCTATTGACCTTGATCGTGTGTTAGGTTCGCCAATCCGCGATAAAATTAACCAGCTGGCGGGCGGCGGCAATAAAAAAGTAACTACCGGCAGCCAGAGCACTTATGGTCAGCTTAACTTAACTATAGCTAAGTTTTACCGCATTAGTGGTAATTCAACACAGCATAAAGGTGTAATGCCCGATATTCAGTTCCCGTCATTAATACCGCTTGATAAATATGGCGAAGACACCGAACCATCAGCCATGCCTTTTGATATCATCGCGAAAACCGATTATACCAAGGTGGGCGATTTTACAGGTGTTTTACCTCAGATTAAAAAACTGCACGATCAGCGAATGGCCACTAGCGACAGCTATAAATACATGGAGGAAGATATTGCCGACTTTAAAAAGCATGACGCTGAAAACAGTGTTACCCTGAATGAGTCAGACTTGAAAAAGCAGCGCGACTCTGATGAAAAAAAATCTCTGGATCGTAATAACCTTCGCCGCATTGCCTTAGGTTTACCGGCGCTGAAAAAGGGTCAGGCCAAGCCAAAGAATGAGGATCTTGACTTTGTAAAACGCGAAGCAGGACAGATCCTCACTGATTACATTAGCCTGGAGCCTAAACTAACCAGCGTAACGCCGCAGTAG
- a CDS encoding ligase-associated DNA damage response exonuclease, with the protein MAKKPLLEFTDRGIYCARGKFYIDPWKPVDDAVITHAHADHAYWGHKNYLAHHLSKEILLYRLGEINLQTVEYGETVMKNGVAISLYPAGHVIGSAQIRVEYQGEVWVVSGDYKVEDDGISTPFEPVKCHHFISECTFGMPVYTWKPQVQIFEDVNNWWRTNLHNGVATVLVGYSLGKSQRILQNLDLFNGKVYTHGVIENTNEALRRNGVLLNPTERITANSVKEEVRKGIILAPPSSVSTPWMRKFQPYSFGYCSGWMAIRGAKRRRAADRGFVLSDHADWNGLISAIDATDCESVYLTHGYTATFSRYLNEIGFDAHEVHTLYGGEEENPSNLPEGETPNVPENNNANQVLSFGEDLSEAGGVS; encoded by the coding sequence ATGGCTAAAAAACCGTTGCTTGAATTTACTGACAGGGGAATTTACTGTGCCCGGGGCAAGTTTTATATTGACCCCTGGAAACCGGTTGATGATGCCGTGATTACTCATGCCCATGCTGATCATGCTTATTGGGGCCACAAAAATTATCTTGCTCACCACTTATCCAAAGAAATATTACTTTATCGTTTGGGCGAAATCAACCTGCAAACCGTGGAGTATGGTGAAACGGTAATGAAAAACGGGGTTGCCATATCCCTGTATCCGGCAGGTCATGTAATTGGTTCCGCACAGATCAGGGTAGAATATCAGGGTGAAGTTTGGGTGGTATCGGGCGATTATAAAGTGGAAGATGACGGTATTTCTACACCTTTTGAGCCTGTTAAATGCCACCATTTTATTTCTGAATGCACCTTCGGGATGCCGGTTTATACCTGGAAACCACAGGTGCAGATATTTGAGGATGTAAATAACTGGTGGCGTACCAATTTACACAATGGTGTTGCCACGGTGCTGGTGGGGTATTCTTTAGGTAAATCTCAACGTATATTGCAAAATCTCGATCTGTTTAATGGCAAAGTGTACACCCATGGTGTAATTGAAAATACCAATGAAGCTTTGCGCCGCAATGGTGTGCTGCTGAACCCCACCGAACGGATCACTGCCAATTCTGTAAAAGAAGAAGTAAGGAAAGGGATCATCTTAGCACCTCCATCATCAGTAAGCACACCCTGGATGCGTAAATTTCAACCCTATAGTTTTGGCTACTGCTCGGGCTGGATGGCTATTCGCGGCGCCAAGCGCCGCAGGGCCGCCGACAGAGGCTTTGTTCTCTCTGACCATGCCGACTGGAACGGCCTAATCAGCGCTATTGACGCTACCGATTGTGAAAGTGTTTACCTTACACATGGTTATACCGCTACATTTTCAAGGTATTTAAATGAGATAGGTTTCGATGCACACGAGGTGCATACGCTGTATGGTGGGGAAGAAGAGAACCCCTCCAACCTCCCCGAAGGGGAGACTCCTAATGTGCCGGAAAATAACAATGCAAATCAAGTCCTCTCCTTTGGAGAGGATTTAAGTGAGGCTGGAGGAGTTTCATGA
- a CDS encoding ATP-dependent DNA ligase: protein MKAFAQLFLSLDETNKTNEKIKVLKDYFNAVPDTDKMHMLALFTGRRPKRQINSTLVRNWAVEASNIPAWLFEESYHVVGDLAETMALLMPETSNSSSKTLTEWIAEINALNDKTEAEKKLWLLESWAMLDGQERFVFNKLLTGSFRVGVSQNLVIKALADISGLEAAVLTHRIMGSWLPETYQYTQLMEEQDTAENISRPYPFFLAYPIQETSEKQKTPEEVGASLGDAADWQAEWKWDGIRAQMIKRGGEIFIWSRGEDLATEKFPELHPFLNALPDGTVIDGEILSFKNGLPMPFSVLQTRIGRKNLNKKILEESPVAVIAYDCLEYQGEDIRSKTQAERRVILEQLQASTSFLEVFRLSALILFNTWEELGMIREQSRAMIAEGIMLKRKSATYQVGRRRGDWWKWKIDPLSVDAVMIYAQKGHGRRADLYTDYTFAVWDGDKLVPFAKAYSGLTDAEINKVDYFVKRNTIEKFGPVRTVKPELVFEIGFEGINKSTRHKSGIALRFPRILRWRHDKPKEEADTLESLKALLGE from the coding sequence ATGAAAGCCTTTGCCCAACTCTTCCTGTCGTTAGATGAAACGAACAAAACCAACGAAAAGATTAAAGTATTAAAAGACTATTTTAACGCTGTTCCTGATACCGACAAGATGCATATGCTGGCCCTGTTTACCGGGCGGAGGCCCAAGCGACAGATCAACTCAACATTGGTACGCAACTGGGCAGTTGAGGCATCTAATATACCGGCCTGGCTTTTTGAGGAAAGCTACCATGTAGTAGGCGACCTGGCCGAAACAATGGCCTTACTCATGCCCGAAACCAGCAACAGCAGCAGCAAAACCCTTACCGAATGGATAGCCGAGATTAATGCCCTGAATGATAAAACCGAGGCTGAAAAAAAACTGTGGTTATTGGAGTCGTGGGCAATGTTGGACGGTCAGGAACGTTTTGTCTTTAACAAATTGCTTACAGGGAGCTTCCGCGTTGGGGTATCGCAAAACTTAGTGATCAAGGCGCTGGCAGATATTTCTGGCCTGGAGGCGGCTGTGCTTACCCACCGTATTATGGGAAGCTGGCTGCCCGAAACGTATCAGTATACCCAACTGATGGAAGAACAGGATACAGCCGAAAACATCTCGAGGCCATACCCGTTTTTCCTGGCTTATCCCATACAGGAAACTTCCGAAAAGCAAAAAACACCGGAGGAGGTTGGTGCTTCGCTGGGCGATGCTGCCGATTGGCAGGCCGAATGGAAATGGGACGGCATTAGGGCTCAAATGATTAAGCGTGGCGGTGAAATATTTATATGGAGCCGTGGCGAAGATCTGGCCACCGAGAAATTCCCGGAACTGCACCCTTTTTTGAATGCCCTGCCCGATGGTACGGTGATAGACGGTGAAATCCTCAGTTTTAAAAATGGATTGCCTATGCCGTTTAGCGTGTTGCAAACCCGCATAGGCCGTAAAAACCTGAATAAAAAAATACTGGAGGAAAGCCCGGTAGCAGTAATTGCTTATGATTGTCTGGAATACCAAGGCGAAGATATCCGCTCGAAAACACAGGCCGAACGCCGGGTGATACTGGAACAATTACAGGCTTCTACATCTTTCCTGGAGGTGTTCCGCCTATCGGCATTAATACTTTTCAATACCTGGGAAGAATTGGGCATGATAAGGGAACAATCGCGAGCCATGATTGCCGAAGGTATTATGCTAAAACGCAAGAGTGCTACCTACCAGGTGGGTCGTCGTCGTGGCGACTGGTGGAAGTGGAAGATAGACCCTTTGTCGGTAGATGCGGTAATGATCTATGCTCAAAAAGGTCATGGCAGGCGGGCAGATCTGTACACCGACTATACCTTTGCCGTTTGGGATGGCGATAAACTGGTGCCCTTTGCCAAAGCTTATTCTGGCTTAACAGATGCCGAAATTAATAAGGTTGATTATTTTGTAAAACGTAATACTATCGAGAAATTTGGCCCGGTGCGCACGGTAAAGCCCGAGCTGGTTTTCGAGATAGGGTTTGAAGGTATCAATAAATCAACCAGGCATAAATCGGGTATCGCGCTGCGCTTTCCGCGTATATTACGGTGGCGGCATGATAAACCAAAGGAAGAAGCTGATACGCTCGAGAGTTTAAAGGCGCTATTGGGTGAGTGA
- a CDS encoding MaoC family dehydratase: MIIINNYSEFETLLGKELGVSAWHTITQEQINKFADATLDHQWIHTDPEKAATESPFKSTIAHGYLTLSLIPYLWKQIADIRNLKMEINYGIENLRFAQPVLVNDKVRLKVKLSSLINLRGVTKATMGIELEIDGQKKPAFAGEVVFLYHFIN; encoded by the coding sequence ATGATCATTATAAATAACTATAGCGAATTTGAAACATTATTAGGCAAGGAGCTTGGCGTATCGGCATGGCATACCATTACGCAGGAGCAGATCAATAAATTTGCCGATGCCACGCTTGATCACCAATGGATACATACAGATCCTGAAAAAGCGGCAACAGAAAGTCCGTTTAAATCAACCATAGCCCATGGTTACCTTACGCTATCACTGATACCCTATTTATGGAAACAGATAGCCGATATCCGTAATCTTAAAATGGAAATAAACTACGGTATCGAAAACCTACGTTTTGCACAGCCGGTACTGGTTAATGACAAAGTAAGGCTAAAGGTTAAACTGTCGAGCCTTATTAACTTACGCGGTGTTACCAAAGCCACCATGGGTATTGAGCTGGAAATTGACGGTCAAAAGAAACCCGCTTTTGCCGGCGAGGTGGTTTTTCTGTACCATTTTATTAATTAG